Within Pseudomonas alloputida, the genomic segment AGTCGCACTCCCCGATGAGCAGGTCGTAGACCGAATGCTCGAGCTCGTGCTTGTCCACACCGCTGCCCATGGTGGCGTTGCCCTGCGGATCGAGGTCGATCAGCAGGACACGACGCTTGGTCGCAGCCAGCGAGGCGGCGAGATTGATACAGGTGGTTGTCTTGCCCACACCACCTTTCTGGTTCGCGATTGCGAATACCTTAGCCATTGTTGCGAGTGTTCCCAGTCATGCCTTGCGGCGCAGTATCAGCAGATGGCGCTGGCCCTGGCAACCCGGAACGGTCAGGGCCTGTTCGCTTTCCACTGTGAAGTCTGCGGGCAATGCTACCAGTTCATCGGCAGGATGCAGCCCCTTCATTGCAAGCCATTGCGTCCCGGTGTCGCCCAAGTGGCGGGTCCAGTTGGTGAAGTTCTCCATGCTGCTGAAGGCGCGGGAGATGATTCCGTCGAACGGTTGTGCCGGCTGGAAGGCCTCGACCCGGCTGTGGATAACCGTGAGGTTGTCCAGCTTGAGTTCCATTTTCACCTGAGTCAGGAAACGGGTCTTCTTGCCATTGGCGTCCAGCACGGTGACGCGCTTGTGTGGATGCAGGATAGCCAGCGGGATGCCGGGCATGCCACCGCCGCTGCCAACATCCAGCCAGTTATCACGATCGTTGTGGATAAAAGACATGACGCTAAGGCTGTCGAGCAGGTGACGCGAAACCATCTCGTCCGGGTCGCGCACAGCAGTCAGGTTGTAGGCTTTGTTCCATTTGATCAACAGAGCCAGGTAGCCAAGCAGCTTCTCGTGCTGCTCGGCAGTCAGCTCGACACCAAGCTGGCGCGCACCTGTGGACAACTCTTCAGCGTGTTGAGGGGTGACCAGGGAACTCAAGCGCTTTGCTCCAATTCGCGGCCAGCGCCGCGTTTTTTCAAGTGAATCAGCAACAGGGAAATCGCCGCCGGGGTCACACCCGGGATACGCGAAGCCTGACCCAGCGTCTGCGGACGGGTCTGGCTCAGCTTGCCCTGTATCTCCTTGGACAGGCCGGAAATCGTCGTGTAGTCGATATCCACAGGCAGGCGTGTGTCTTCGCTGGCGCGCAGTCGGGCAATTTCATCCTGCTGGCGGTCGATGTAGCCGGCGTACTTGGTGCGGATCTCGACCTGCTCGGCAACCTGTGGATCGATCGCTTCACCGCCAGTCGCTTCGATCAGGCCGGCGTAGTCGATTTCGGGGCGCGCCAGCAGGTTGAGCAGGCTGTACTCGTGGCTCAGCGGAGTGCCGAATTTATCCACAATGGCCTGGCCTTGCTCGGTATTGGGCCGAACCCAGGTCGATTTCAGGCGCTGTTCCTCACGCTCGATACCGTCGCGCTTGGCGCAGAATGCGGCCCAGCGCTGGTCATCGATCAGGCCCAGTTCACGGCCCTTTTCGGTCAGGCGCAGGTCGGCGTTGTCTTCGCGCAGTATCAGCCGGTACTCGGCACGCGAGGTAAACATGCGGTACGGCTCCTGAGTACCCAAGGTAATCAGGTCGTCCACCAGTACGCCGATGTATGCCTCGTCGCGGCGCGGGCACCAGCTGTCACGGCCCTGCGCCCGAAGTGCGGCGTTAGTCCCGGCCAGCAGGCCCTGGGCGCCGGCTTCTTCGTACCCGGTGGTGCCGTTGATCTGCCCGGCGAAGAACAGGCCGCCGATGACTTTCGTCTCGAGGCTGTACTTGAGGTCGCGGGGATCGAAGTAGTCGTATT encodes:
- the rsmG gene encoding 16S rRNA (guanine(527)-N(7))-methyltransferase RsmG is translated as MSSLVTPQHAEELSTGARQLGVELTAEQHEKLLGYLALLIKWNKAYNLTAVRDPDEMVSRHLLDSLSVMSFIHNDRDNWLDVGSGGGMPGIPLAILHPHKRVTVLDANGKKTRFLTQVKMELKLDNLTVIHSRVEAFQPAQPFDGIISRAFSSMENFTNWTRHLGDTGTQWLAMKGLHPADELVALPADFTVESEQALTVPGCQGQRHLLILRRKA